Genomic window (Dyadobacter fanqingshengii):
ATTGGAAAATCGGCCCGGCATTGTGCGGCGGACTTTCACTGATCCATTACGACGGTTTCAAAGCCGCACCTTCGCTGGCAGGTTTGAAAGCAAGATATCAGGAAGAATACAGCGAATATCTCAAATGGGGCATTCATGTGATGGCTTCCCAAAACGGTCTGGGCGAGATTACAGTGGGTGATTCGCACGAATATGCACTCACATTTGACCCGTTTGACCGCGAATTTATTAATAAAATGATCCTCGATTACTTGGGCACATTTGCGCAGTTCAAATCGCCCAAAGTTTCCCAAACCTGGAACGGGATCTATCCGAAAATGAAGAACGGCAAGACGGAAATCGTCTTAAAGCCCGAACAAGGCGTTACGATCATCAACGGACTCGGCGGAGCAGGCATGTCGCTCTCTTTCGGTCTTTGCGATGAGGTGATCGGCGGGACTTACAGTGAAACCTAAACCCTTAATTTATGTTGCTCAGAATTTCGTTTCTCTTATCATTTGCAGCGTTTTCCACAATTTGTTTTGGCCAAAAAGACAGGCCTAAAGGCATTGAGCATGTGATTGTTATCGGTGTGGATGGGCTTAGTCCGGACGGGATTAACAAAGGAAAATCGCCCGTGTTGCACGATATGATCGCCAACGGCAGCGTTAAATGGAATGTGCGCACGGTGCTCACTTCCGCCAGCAGCCAGAACTGGGCTTCCATGATCATGGGCGCGGGACCTGAGCAACATGGCATTATCAACAATGACTGGGAAATTGACAAGCACACTTTGCCGCCGATCGTGCAGGAAAAGGACGGGCGCTTTCCCACAATTTTCAGTATATTTCATAAAGCGAATCCCAAGGCGGAAATTGGCGTAGTGTACCATTGGGATGGATTTGGAAGGCTATTCCAAAAAGACGCAGTGAATCACGACAAGCGTTTTGGCACTGAGGATTCCACTGCCACTGATTTTGTCAATTATATCAAAACCAAAAAACCTGCACTGGGTTTTGTACATTTTGATCACGTAGACCACGCCGGCCATCACGGCGGCCACGGCTCAGCAGAATATTATCAGTCCGTCGCCAAAGCCGATTCGCTGATCGGAAAAATACTTTCCGGTCTGAAAGATGCCGGGATTATGGACAAAACATTGGTGATCATCTGGGCGGACCATGGCGGCATTAATAAAGGCCATGGCGGCGCAACGCCCCAGGAAGCCGAAATTGCCGGGATTTTTTATGGTAAGGATGTTAAAAAAGGATATAAGATCGAGCAGGAAGTTTATACTTACGACCTCGCTTCCACCATTGCATTTGTGCTTGGCATTCAGCAACCCTATGCCTGGATCGGTCGTCCTGTGAAACCTGCATTTGAAGGCCTTAAAGAGCCGGAAAATCTTTGGAAAGGCGAGAAATAGAAAAATATGGTTCAGCACAACAGAACAGAAGGAGATATCAACTTATCGGAGGCGCGCCGTGACTGGTATGCCGTGATGAGCGATCCCGAAACTGTTTCTTATCTGGAAGAAGATGCGGAGCATTTCCTGCACCAGTCGTTGTCGACGCCTTGCCTGGATGTGCTGGCTTCCTGTGAGGGGATTTATCTGACTGATATTCAAGGCAAAAGTTACATGGATTTCCACGGCAACAATGTGCACCAGCTCGGTTACCGGAATCCTTATATCATTGAAAAAATAAAAGAACAACTCGATATCCTGCCTTTTTCGCCGAGGCGATACTCCAATGTTCCGGCGATTGAGCTCGCAAAGAAACTGGGAAGTCTGCTCCCAGGAAACCTCAAACGCGTGCTTTTCGCGCCGGGAGGCACTTCGGCGATCAGTATGGCGCTGAAACTGGCGCGGATCGTGACGGGAAAGCATAAAGTTGTTTCGCTTTGGGATTCCTTTCACGGCGCTTCGCTGGACGCCATTTCTGCTGGAGGTGAACTGGATTTTCGCAAGGATATGGGCCCTCTAATGCCCGGCGTGGAGCGCATTCCGCCGCCTATGACTTACCGCGGACCATTTGCCGCTGCGGGCAACGGCGATCTGGCTTACGCGGA
Coding sequences:
- a CDS encoding alkaline phosphatase, encoding MLLRISFLLSFAAFSTICFGQKDRPKGIEHVIVIGVDGLSPDGINKGKSPVLHDMIANGSVKWNVRTVLTSASSQNWASMIMGAGPEQHGIINNDWEIDKHTLPPIVQEKDGRFPTIFSIFHKANPKAEIGVVYHWDGFGRLFQKDAVNHDKRFGTEDSTATDFVNYIKTKKPALGFVHFDHVDHAGHHGGHGSAEYYQSVAKADSLIGKILSGLKDAGIMDKTLVIIWADHGGINKGHGGATPQEAEIAGIFYGKDVKKGYKIEQEVYTYDLASTIAFVLGIQQPYAWIGRPVKPAFEGLKEPENLWKGEK